One Lucilia cuprina isolate Lc7/37 chromosome 4, ASM2204524v1, whole genome shotgun sequence DNA segment encodes these proteins:
- the LOC111683094 gene encoding homeobox protein Hox-B8b produces MDTLKTNKSSFSIENILDQKTSKDTNLKPTTHIQIPSPSLTTTTSLPSPNLDNTVTSTSLARTPDFEQYTAFKNLTLKTANNHNINNNSPSSLTLASTLTQHATAAPAPTALHFDHVYDPTASLFYQQVLNLQKNSAFLMPHFQAAAAAAAMANVSTVAARGTPSVYCETPYNQFMDCEAYPTNASAAAALYCNAAYPGFYMPGFGVKRKGGQIRFTSQQTKNLENRFNSSKYLSPEERRHLALQLKLTDRQVKTWFQNRRAKWRRANQAKRSSHYLHAAAQTHNNQRSVIKSNHITNNNSNSRNQSLSQEDKQFLSENDESDGDSEDEDIYVQDRPRSE; encoded by the exons atggATACCTTAAAAACCAATAAATCCtctttctctatagaaaatattttagatcAAAAAACCTCTAAAGATACTAATTTAAAACCGACAACACATATACAAATACCCTCTCCcagtttaacaacaacaacatctttACCCTCACCCAATTTGGATAATACCGTAACATCTACCAGTCTAGCACGTACACCGGATTTTGAACAATATACCGCTTTTAAAAATCTCACTTTAAAAACAGCCAACAaccacaacatcaacaacaactcTCCCTCCTCATTAACTTTAGCTAGTACTTTAACACAACATGCAACAGCTGCCCCTGCTCCTACTGCTCTACATTTTGATCATGTTTATGATCCTACAGCCTCCTTATTCTATCAACAAGTCttaaatttacagaaaaattcCGCCTTTTTAATGCCACATTTTCAGGCTGCAGCAGCTGCCGCCGCAATGGCTAATGTTTCGACGGTGGCGGCTCGTGGAACACCGTCGGTTTATTGTGAAACTCCTTATAATCAATTTATGGATTGTGAAG CCTATCCCACAAATGCCTCAGCCGCTGCTGCTCTATACTGTAATGCTGCCTATCCCGGTTTCTATATGCCTGGTTTTGGTGTAAAACGTAAAGGTGGACAAATTCGTTTTACCTCACAACAAACTAAAAATCTCGAAAATCGTTTCAACTCCTCCAAATATCTATCGCCCGAAGAACGTAGACATTTAGCTCTACAACTTAAGCTAACCGATCGTCAAGTCAAAACATGGTTTCAAAATCGTCGAGCTAAATGGCGTCGTGCTAATCAGGCAAAACGTTCTTCCCACTATTTACATGCCGCAGCTCAGACACATAATAATCAACGTAGTGTTATTAAATCAAAtcatataacaaataataatagtaatagtaGAAATCAGTCATTGAGTCAGGAAGATAAACAATTCCTGTCGGAAAATGATGAAAGTGATGGAGATAGTGAAGATGAAGATATTTATGTGCAGGATAGACCAAGATCGGAATAA